In one window of Nesterenkonia sandarakina DNA:
- a CDS encoding MMPL family transporter: MAKLLYRLGLLSARRAKTVVAAWFAMLALAVSSFLAFGGQLTDQITLPDLETTAVADRLAEEMPDSGGGNASALLRTEDGEPFTAEQEEQVAQFIEELETEDIVSGVTDPFATEDQIADARSEISSGEEELESGRQELETNREELDSGREEIESGLEQVDAGQEQLDAAIADAQEQGIYDAAVAQFDAQQAELDASRAELEAAQQELEAGEEELNSGEDELTAAAEELERGAALLELSSGAQVVSEDGDVAVLMINFTEPMESIGTEDLATVSEAITEAEIGGVEALPGGDLDFELPHLFSIAELIGLMIAAAVLLIMLGTLIGAGLPLLNALIGVGVGVAGALALSGVVEMMSMTPILGLMLGLAVGIDYSLFIIHRHRRQLKDGMAIPKSIALATGTAGNAVVFAGATVVIALLALNVTGLPFLALMGSVAAACVAIAVLMAVTMTPAMLALVGRRILARKERRRIGERRSKEITTQMGHGKAIGIAAAALIGLGVLSIPTFDLRLGLPDASSNAEDSASYQAYTATEEAFGQGVNGPLLVLADLPEGLDETQAQEYQIEIGTALLENQNIAAAVPAALNEDNTLGVFQVIPEEGPAAESTENLVHEFRDGNPLAGTDAADVQLSVAGMTAAQIDMSDVISDALPLYLALVIGLSLLLMIMVFRSILLPVIATLGFVGSFAAAVGIVVAVFQWGWLSDVFGVTTPGPVLTFLPVLMVGILFGLAMDYQLFTASGMREAYAHGSAPRLAVRQGLHAGRSVVTAAALIMASVFAGFVFTDDPMIASMGLGLSVGVLLDAFVVRLLLVPALLHLAGPAAWWLPRWLDRLIPDVDVEGAQLEREVVSDPASSSDGIEPLGDRRQPAHTR, translated from the coding sequence ATGGCAAAGCTCCTTTATCGCCTCGGCCTGCTCTCCGCGCGCCGAGCCAAGACCGTCGTGGCAGCCTGGTTCGCCATGCTCGCCCTCGCCGTCAGCTCCTTCCTCGCCTTCGGCGGACAGCTGACGGATCAGATCACGCTTCCTGACCTGGAGACCACCGCGGTCGCCGATCGCCTGGCCGAGGAGATGCCGGACTCCGGCGGCGGCAACGCCTCGGCGCTGCTCCGCACCGAGGACGGCGAGCCGTTCACCGCGGAGCAGGAGGAGCAGGTCGCGCAGTTCATCGAGGAGCTCGAGACCGAGGACATCGTCAGCGGCGTCACCGATCCCTTCGCCACCGAGGACCAGATCGCTGACGCGCGCAGCGAGATCTCCTCGGGTGAGGAGGAGCTTGAGTCCGGCCGCCAGGAGCTCGAGACCAACCGCGAAGAGCTGGACTCCGGCCGCGAGGAGATCGAGTCCGGGCTCGAGCAGGTCGATGCGGGCCAGGAGCAGCTCGACGCGGCCATCGCCGATGCTCAGGAGCAGGGCATCTATGACGCCGCCGTGGCCCAGTTCGACGCGCAGCAGGCAGAGCTCGACGCCAGCCGCGCCGAGCTTGAGGCCGCGCAGCAGGAGCTCGAGGCCGGGGAGGAGGAGCTGAACTCCGGCGAGGACGAGCTCACCGCCGCCGCCGAGGAGCTCGAGCGCGGCGCCGCGCTGCTGGAGCTCTCCTCCGGGGCCCAGGTGGTCTCTGAGGACGGCGACGTCGCGGTGCTGATGATCAACTTCACCGAGCCCATGGAGAGCATCGGGACCGAGGACCTGGCGACCGTCTCCGAGGCGATCACCGAGGCAGAGATCGGCGGCGTCGAGGCGCTGCCCGGCGGGGACCTGGACTTCGAGCTCCCGCACCTGTTCTCCATCGCCGAGCTGATCGGTCTGATGATCGCCGCAGCGGTGCTGCTGATCATGCTCGGCACACTCATCGGCGCAGGACTGCCGCTGCTCAACGCCCTGATCGGCGTCGGTGTCGGCGTCGCCGGCGCACTGGCGCTCTCCGGCGTCGTCGAGATGATGTCGATGACCCCGATCCTGGGGCTCATGCTGGGTCTGGCCGTGGGCATCGACTACTCGCTGTTCATCATCCACCGGCACCGCCGGCAGCTGAAGGACGGCATGGCGATCCCCAAGTCGATCGCGCTGGCCACCGGCACCGCGGGCAACGCCGTGGTCTTCGCCGGGGCCACTGTGGTGATCGCGCTGCTGGCGCTGAACGTCACCGGGCTGCCGTTCCTGGCCCTGATGGGCAGCGTCGCCGCCGCCTGTGTGGCCATCGCGGTGCTCATGGCGGTGACCATGACCCCGGCCATGCTTGCCCTGGTGGGCCGTCGGATCCTCGCCCGCAAGGAACGCCGCCGCATCGGTGAGCGTCGCAGCAAGGAGATCACCACTCAGATGGGCCATGGCAAGGCGATCGGCATCGCCGCTGCGGCGCTGATCGGACTCGGCGTGCTCTCCATCCCGACCTTCGATCTGCGCCTGGGGCTTCCCGATGCCAGCTCCAATGCCGAAGACTCGGCCTCCTACCAGGCCTACACCGCCACCGAGGAGGCCTTCGGCCAGGGGGTCAACGGACCGCTCCTGGTCCTCGCCGATCTGCCCGAAGGTCTCGACGAGACCCAGGCGCAGGAGTATCAGATCGAGATCGGCACCGCGCTGCTGGAGAATCAGAACATCGCCGCAGCCGTGCCCGCCGCGCTGAACGAGGACAACACGCTCGGGGTCTTCCAGGTCATTCCCGAGGAAGGGCCCGCCGCGGAGTCCACCGAGAACCTGGTGCATGAGTTCCGCGACGGCAACCCGCTCGCCGGCACGGATGCTGCCGATGTCCAGCTCTCTGTGGCGGGGATGACGGCGGCGCAGATCGACATGTCAGATGTCATCTCCGATGCGCTGCCGCTGTACCTGGCCCTGGTCATCGGGCTCTCGCTGCTGCTGATGATCATGGTGTTCCGCTCGATCCTGCTCCCGGTGATCGCGACGCTGGGCTTCGTCGGGTCCTTTGCGGCCGCGGTGGGCATCGTGGTCGCGGTGTTCCAGTGGGGCTGGCTCAGTGACGTCTTCGGCGTCACGACGCCGGGCCCGGTCCTGACCTTCCTGCCGGTGCTGATGGTCGGCATCCTGTTCGGGCTGGCGATGGATTATCAGCTCTTCACCGCCTCCGGGATGCGCGAGGCCTACGCCCACGGCTCCGCGCCGCGGCTGGCCGTGCGCCAGGGCCTGCATGCCGGACGCTCGGTGGTCACCGCAGCAGCCCTGATCATGGCCTCGGTGTTCGCCGGCTTCGTGTTCACCGATGATCCGATGATCGCCTCGATGGGCCTGGGGCTCTCCGTGGGAGTGCTGCTGGATGCCTTTGTGGTGCGACTGCTGCTGGTGCCGGCGCTGCTCCACCTGGCTGGGCCCGCCGCCTGGTGGCTGCCCAGGTGGCTGGATCGCCTGATCCCAGACGTCGACGTCGAAGGCGCTCAGCTTGAGCGCGAGGTCGTCAGTGATCCCGCCAGCTCCTCTGATGGGATCGAGCCGCTGGGGGACAGGAGGCAGCCTGCGCACACGCGCTGA